A single window of Acidobacteriota bacterium DNA harbors:
- the pcnB gene encoding polynucleotide adenylyltransferase PcnB — protein sequence MRVAGGRCVEATEVVVAPTVISRANHAISRQRIDPDALKVLYRLRKFNHTAYLVGGGVRDLLLDRRPKDFDIGTSAHPHEVKRIFRNCWIIGRRFRLAHVKFGNKTIEVATFRRQVPPDAAPARAAAGREPEPDAPSSVTRGGRRARPPIRRDNTFGTPEEDAFRRDFTINGLFYDIDTFAVIDYVGGMADLRRRLIRCIGDPDERFVEDPVRMLRAVAFAARLDFRLHGPVREGIARQRAEIRNASPARLVEEMYKLLRSGVAARIFKRLSRTGLLRHIAPEVNRPRSAALWRSLEALDAYRARFDAAPDALSNAILLGSLVAPVQEIDLTPPRRDPRGASLRVSLGDLPVARRDVEHLRQVLSLQPLLRDPGLPPRRIRGILARASLPDALTWLEIHGEDSEALARWRDLVSHGVRAPRRRRRRGRRRSRRAPVAE from the coding sequence ATTCGGGTCGCCGGAGGACGTTGCGTCGAGGCGACGGAAGTAGTGGTCGCTCCGACCGTCATCTCCCGCGCCAACCACGCGATCTCGCGGCAGCGGATCGATCCCGACGCGCTGAAGGTCCTGTACCGCCTGCGAAAGTTCAACCACACCGCCTACCTGGTGGGCGGCGGGGTACGCGACCTGCTGCTCGACCGGCGCCCGAAGGACTTCGACATCGGCACGTCGGCCCATCCGCACGAGGTCAAGCGCATCTTCCGGAACTGCTGGATCATCGGCCGGCGCTTCCGGCTGGCGCACGTCAAGTTCGGGAACAAGACGATCGAGGTCGCGACGTTCCGCCGCCAGGTTCCGCCGGACGCGGCGCCCGCCCGCGCTGCCGCGGGCCGCGAGCCGGAGCCGGACGCGCCGTCCTCCGTCACGCGCGGCGGCCGACGCGCGCGACCGCCGATACGGCGCGACAACACCTTCGGGACCCCCGAGGAGGATGCCTTCCGCCGCGACTTCACGATCAACGGGCTCTTCTACGACATCGATACCTTCGCGGTCATCGACTACGTCGGCGGGATGGCGGATCTCCGCCGCCGGCTCATCCGCTGCATCGGCGATCCGGACGAGCGCTTCGTCGAGGATCCGGTCCGGATGCTGCGGGCCGTCGCGTTCGCCGCACGGCTCGATTTCCGGCTCCACGGGCCGGTCCGGGAAGGCATCGCCCGGCAGCGCGCGGAGATAAGGAACGCGTCCCCCGCGCGGCTGGTCGAGGAGATGTACAAGCTGCTGCGGAGCGGCGTCGCGGCCCGCATCTTCAAGCGGCTGTCGCGGACCGGGCTGCTGCGCCACATCGCCCCGGAGGTCAACCGCCCGCGGTCGGCCGCGTTGTGGCGTTCGCTGGAGGCGCTCGACGCCTACCGGGCGCGGTTCGACGCGGCGCCCGATGCGCTCTCGAACGCGATTCTCCTGGGCAGTCTGGTGGCGCCCGTCCAGGAGATCGACCTGACGCCGCCCCGGCGCGATCCGCGCGGCGCCTCGTTGCGCGTTTCGCTGGGCGACCTGCCGGTCGCGCGGCGCGACGTCGAGCACCTGCGACAGGTGCTGTCGCTGCAGCCGCTGCTCAGGGATCCCGGTCTGCCGCCGCGCCGGATACGGGGCATCCTCGCACGGGCCAGCCTGCCCGACGCGCTGACCTGGCTGGAGATCCACGGAGAGGATTCCGAGGCGCTCGCGCGCTGGCGGGATCTCGTCTCCCACGGCGTGCGGGCGCCGCGCCGCCGGCGGCGACGGGGGCGCCGCCGTTCCCGCCGCGCGCCGGTGGCGGAATGA
- a CDS encoding rhomboid family intramembrane serine protease, with amino-acid sequence MRQVEGSIVCAECGRLVGINEERCPYCGAWRPGLFGWAPFLRSLVGARLDLIVLITGACLTLYALALLLQPEAIFASTGFLSILSPGGRALYQLGMTGGVAWELGWWWTLLTATYLHGGLLHIAFNVMWIRNLGPAAAEVYGPARTFVLFNVAAASGFLLSNEMSGAPTIGASGAIFGLLAALIVYGRKRGSSVMTQQLWQWAIILGIFGFIVPSVNNWAHGGGFAGGWIAAHLMGFSDEHRESTRVLVAALALIAVTAVGIALSFYNVTGILLAE; translated from the coding sequence GTGCGGCAGGTCGAAGGCTCCATCGTCTGCGCCGAGTGCGGCCGGCTCGTCGGCATCAACGAGGAACGCTGCCCGTACTGCGGCGCGTGGCGCCCCGGCCTCTTCGGGTGGGCCCCGTTCCTGCGCTCGCTGGTCGGCGCCCGGCTCGATCTGATCGTCCTCATCACCGGCGCCTGCCTGACGCTCTACGCCCTCGCGCTTCTGCTGCAGCCGGAAGCGATCTTCGCGTCAACGGGCTTTCTCTCGATTCTCTCGCCCGGGGGCCGCGCCCTCTACCAGCTCGGCATGACCGGCGGCGTCGCGTGGGAGCTCGGCTGGTGGTGGACGCTGCTGACCGCCACCTACCTGCACGGCGGCCTGCTGCACATCGCCTTCAACGTGATGTGGATCCGCAACCTCGGGCCGGCGGCGGCCGAGGTCTACGGCCCCGCCCGGACGTTCGTGCTGTTCAACGTCGCCGCCGCCTCGGGGTTCCTGCTGTCGAACGAAATGTCCGGCGCGCCGACGATAGGCGCCTCGGGAGCCATCTTCGGGCTGCTCGCGGCGCTGATCGTCTACGGCCGCAAGCGGGGCAGCTCGGTGATGACGCAACAGCTCTGGCAGTGGGCAATCATCCTCGGCATCTTCGGCTTCATCGTGCCGAGCGTGAACAACTGGGCGCACGGCGGCGGCTTCGCCGGCGGCTGGATCGCGGCGCACCTGATGGGTTTCAGCGACGAGCACCGGGAGAGCACGCGGGTCCTGGTGGCGGCGCTCGCCCTGATTGCCGTCACCGCGGTAGGAATCGCGCTGTCGTTCTACAACGTGACGGGCATTCTGCTCGCCGAGTAA
- a CDS encoding phospholipid carrier-dependent glycosyltransferase has translation MIVLLASATALFAAGMSGLSLPSLDDAFYARKGVEMARGGGSFTVTWAGQPAFQNPPLHFWLLAVSFRVLGEGDLAARLPSLLMAVATLLLTFRIGQRLVDRRTALSAAALLVISPIFVNGARGCMLDLPLAFWTSSALLLFIEGRRRPWLHLAIALPLAGAILTKSVLGLLAVPIMALACLHPEWRPRRAGWLCAGIALGMGLGASWTIHQGLTIGPQAVWAHYWGEIGSRAGAGFDPLSAVLGYPLILLQHYQPIVIPGLLGCIVLVRNRRRWTAEEALLVAWALLPILLYSLSAARSPRYLYPILPPLALCASLWLQRALPAVERHLATRVVPAVALAAAATFVVSPAALTRDLNGPFKRHAELIQERVATEEPLPYLGRRFWEHANPLLYYAERRLATPAPDADAAVAAALNHPSRLLLCDRDLLADLAAAGRSGRTVVEGARWVLLDFSPLSEEQST, from the coding sequence GTGATCGTCCTGCTCGCGAGCGCAACCGCCCTCTTCGCCGCCGGCATGTCCGGCCTGAGCCTGCCTTCCCTCGACGACGCCTTCTACGCCCGCAAGGGTGTCGAGATGGCTCGCGGCGGCGGCTCGTTCACGGTGACGTGGGCGGGGCAGCCCGCGTTTCAGAACCCGCCGCTGCACTTCTGGCTGCTGGCGGTCTCGTTTCGCGTGCTGGGCGAGGGCGACCTCGCGGCGCGCCTGCCGTCGCTGCTCATGGCCGTCGCCACGTTGCTGCTGACCTTCCGGATCGGCCAACGGCTGGTCGACCGGCGGACCGCGCTCTCGGCCGCCGCGCTCCTCGTCATCAGTCCGATCTTCGTGAACGGCGCGCGCGGCTGCATGCTGGACCTGCCCCTGGCGTTCTGGACCTCGTCGGCGCTGTTGTTGTTCATCGAGGGCCGCCGGCGGCCGTGGCTCCATCTGGCGATCGCCCTGCCGCTGGCCGGCGCCATCCTGACCAAGAGCGTGCTGGGACTGCTGGCCGTGCCCATCATGGCCCTGGCATGCCTCCATCCGGAGTGGCGTCCGCGCCGCGCCGGATGGCTCTGCGCCGGCATCGCCCTCGGGATGGGGCTCGGCGCGTCCTGGACGATTCACCAGGGTCTGACCATCGGCCCGCAGGCGGTCTGGGCGCACTACTGGGGCGAGATCGGGTCGCGCGCGGGCGCGGGGTTCGATCCGCTGTCGGCGGTGCTGGGCTATCCGCTGATCCTGCTCCAGCACTACCAGCCGATCGTCATCCCGGGGCTGCTCGGTTGCATCGTCCTCGTCCGGAATCGTCGCCGGTGGACGGCGGAGGAGGCCCTGCTCGTCGCGTGGGCGCTGTTGCCGATCCTGCTGTACAGCCTGTCGGCTGCGAGGTCGCCACGCTACCTTTACCCGATTCTGCCCCCGCTGGCCCTGTGCGCCAGCCTCTGGCTGCAACGCGCGCTCCCGGCTGTCGAGCGCCATCTCGCTACCCGGGTCGTCCCCGCCGTGGCGCTGGCGGCGGCCGCGACGTTCGTCGTGTCGCCGGCGGCCCTCACGCGCGACCTGAACGGGCCGTTCAAGCGGCACGCGGAGCTGATCCAGGAGCGGGTGGCGACCGAGGAACCGCTGCCCTACCTCGGCCGGCGCTTCTGGGAGCATGCCAACCCGCTGCTGTATTACGCGGAGCGCAGGCTGGCAACCCCGGCGCCGGATGCGGACGCGGCGGTAGCGGCCGCGCTGAATCATCCGTCGCGCCTGCTGCTGTGCGACCGGGATCTCCTCGCGGATCTCGCCGCGGCCGGACGATCGGGTCGGACCGTGGTCGAGGGCGCCCGCTGGGTACTGCTGGACTTCTCGCCCCTGTCGGAGGAGCAGTCCACGTGA
- a CDS encoding endonuclease, whose amino-acid sequence MSKSSAYAAIIEEIFLSKFEKGMARVDFERPDIAAAAERRGVPAPSNVGDVVYSARYRRTLPESIQATATEGHEWIIRGAGRGRYCFVLTRPIRLAPNEQMAFTKVPDATPGVVAMYALGDEQALLARVRYNRLIDIFLGITCYSLQNHLRTTVPDIGQVETDELYVGVDARGCHYVIPVQAKGGSDTLNIVQIEQDTALCESRFPALVCRPVAAQFMRANVIALFAFEKIGDEVKILRESHYKLVDPSELTDEDLAAYRRRT is encoded by the coding sequence ATGTCCAAATCGAGCGCCTACGCCGCCATCATCGAGGAGATCTTCCTTTCCAAGTTCGAGAAGGGAATGGCGCGGGTCGATTTCGAGAGACCCGATATCGCGGCAGCCGCCGAGCGGCGCGGTGTCCCGGCCCCGAGCAACGTCGGCGACGTCGTCTACAGCGCGCGGTATCGAAGGACGTTGCCCGAGTCCATCCAGGCTACTGCCACCGAGGGCCACGAGTGGATCATCCGAGGTGCAGGACGGGGTCGATACTGCTTCGTCCTGACGCGACCGATTCGGCTCGCCCCGAACGAGCAGATGGCGTTCACGAAGGTGCCGGATGCCACGCCCGGCGTCGTCGCGATGTACGCCCTTGGAGACGAGCAGGCCCTGCTGGCCAGAGTGCGGTACAACCGGCTCATCGACATCTTCCTGGGCATCACGTGCTACTCGCTCCAGAACCATCTGCGGACAACCGTGCCCGACATCGGCCAAGTAGAGACGGACGAGCTGTACGTCGGGGTCGACGCGAGGGGCTGCCATTACGTCATTCCGGTCCAGGCCAAGGGCGGAAGCGACACGCTGAACATCGTGCAGATCGAGCAGGACACGGCGCTTTGTGAATCCAGATTCCCTGCGCTCGTGTGTCGTCCCGTGGCCGCGCAGTTCATGCGCGCCAACGTGATTGCGCTCTTCGCCTTCGAGAAGATCGGGGACGAGGTGAAGATCCTTCGGGAAAGCCACTACAAGCTGGTAGACCCAAGCGAGTTGACGGACGAGGATCTGGCTGCGTACCGGCGGCGCACATGA
- a CDS encoding amidohydrolase family protein has protein sequence MKSLHRTMPIILAVGALAVPAACGGEPEQVEPTPGLTAFTGARLIIGDGETIESGTIVARDGVIEAIGASDAISVPEGASAVDLSGRTVTPGLVNAHGHVNDVVGLEADPSFYTEEHVVNQLALYARYGVTTVASLGGDGPEAITVRDREGPDLKHARIRVAGPIVVADTPEQAAEQVNAAADMNVDFIKIRVDDNLGATRKMTPEVYQAVIDTAHERDLMLTAHMYYLDDAKGLMKAGADFLAHSVRDVDVDQELIDLLTASGVCYCPTLMREVSTYVYEERPDWFDEEFFLRDVDPQVIAALEDPERQERTRNSRSAQTYKAQLPTAMRNVKALHDAGVRIAMGTDTGPAARFQGYFEHGELDLMVESGLTPMQAIIASTRDAAACLDLERVGTLEAGNFADFVVYTANPAEDIRNSRTIESVWIAGNKVPGVAVD, from the coding sequence ATGAAGAGCCTGCATCGCACCATGCCAATCATTCTGGCCGTCGGCGCCCTCGCCGTTCCGGCGGCGTGCGGCGGCGAGCCGGAACAGGTCGAGCCGACGCCCGGGCTGACCGCCTTCACCGGCGCGCGGCTGATCATCGGCGACGGCGAGACCATCGAGAGCGGCACGATCGTGGCCCGGGACGGCGTCATCGAAGCGATCGGGGCAAGCGACGCGATCTCGGTGCCCGAGGGCGCCTCCGCGGTGGATCTGAGCGGCAGGACGGTGACGCCGGGGCTGGTCAACGCCCACGGGCACGTCAACGACGTCGTCGGCCTCGAAGCCGACCCGTCGTTCTACACCGAGGAACACGTCGTGAACCAGCTCGCGCTCTATGCGCGCTACGGCGTCACCACGGTCGCCAGCCTCGGCGGCGACGGACCGGAAGCCATCACCGTGCGCGACCGCGAGGGACCCGACCTGAAGCACGCGCGCATCCGCGTCGCCGGTCCGATCGTCGTCGCCGACACGCCGGAGCAGGCGGCCGAGCAGGTAAACGCGGCGGCCGACATGAACGTCGATTTCATCAAGATCCGCGTCGATGACAACCTCGGCGCCACGCGGAAGATGACCCCCGAGGTCTATCAGGCGGTCATCGACACGGCGCACGAGCGCGACCTCATGCTCACCGCGCACATGTACTACCTCGACGACGCCAAGGGACTGATGAAGGCCGGGGCGGACTTCCTCGCCCACAGCGTCCGCGACGTCGACGTCGACCAGGAGCTGATCGACCTGCTGACCGCCAGCGGCGTGTGCTATTGCCCGACGCTGATGCGCGAGGTCTCGACCTACGTCTACGAGGAGCGGCCGGACTGGTTCGACGAAGAGTTCTTCCTGAGGGATGTCGACCCGCAGGTGATTGCGGCGCTCGAGGACCCGGAGCGGCAGGAGAGAACCCGCAACAGCCGCAGCGCACAGACCTACAAGGCGCAGCTCCCGACCGCGATGCGCAACGTCAAGGCGCTCCACGACGCCGGGGTGCGGATTGCGATGGGCACCGACACGGGTCCGGCCGCCCGCTTCCAGGGCTACTTCGAGCACGGGGAGCTCGACCTGATGGTCGAATCCGGGCTGACGCCGATGCAGGCGATCATCGCCTCGACCCGCGACGCCGCTGCCTGCCTCGACCTGGAACGGGTCGGGACGCTCGAGGCCGGCAACTTCGCCGACTTCGTCGTCTACACCGCGAACCCGGCCGAGGACATCCGCAACAGCCGCACGATCGAGTCGGTCTGGATCGCGGGCAACAAGGTACCGGGGGTGGCGGTAGACTGA
- a CDS encoding TonB-dependent receptor plug domain-containing protein codes for MMKITLMVASLLAAPLASAAQDGGISGAVTDDTGGVLPGVTVEASSAALPGPRVAFTDGDGVYSLTALPPGGYVVTFTLPGFERAEREVELAAGVTATIDVDLALGGLFEEVTVSVTGTAIEAPAINMPHAVTVVSRETLEQQGATQLVDLFRNLNVSHGVVGERNSWYNSNQPSTLTENVANVNLRGLGASRTLVLINGRRHVPVPARLIGGRFVDVNTIPAIAVGRLEVMKEGASATYGSDAVGGVANFVTRSDFRGFEFNVAHDYFDSGGDTTVAGIWGGRIGNSSAVFSAERVGRQELQMEDRPWTLDRLSTHVGGNRAGWSSLGNPGTFAVGAPTPWTADVFDPRCTDFGGQDEGWTCRFRYAPYDNLIDEQEQTRAFAEINGPLNDRTNYHIEGLWSDAVIPNWYTTPSYPPFPLTSTTIMEVAADHPGRQQFCSSYAGDGKADPMGACLGDAPWYLNGRPFGNSGPGRRLRRESRTARIAASVDGDFLMGGRNANWDVGMSYSRAQGNLNLPAVYTDRIYRSFRGFGGPDCGVGVMADRSSPAGMTLGPLGGAVAGQGPCMYYNPFSNAIQRSDQPGAPFRNTDNPDYVPALANPEALRLWLNEEVDLVSTTDLFVADATLSGNLVENVADFAVGYQYRGTHADGDPNDPGDVTRNPCPVAGDMDCPAGVRFGPYLFTNVHRPYAADQQVQRLFGELALGLGPRVDTQLAANYEFYNVAGSRVNSFDPKVGWRIQAAENLHYSLAFRGSVQTTFRTPSLDDLNTSPLTTLEWINETGAYQAVDRFGRTDLLPERAFTYNAGTVLFLEGGVEATVDYWHYDFDNVIGSMPYDAITSLYASDDPATRAAVSPFIICPGGRASDLAPADRCIAQNLQRIQIDLVNWPGLTTSGVDTHFAARTDAGPGQFSATWDSTYTLGYNTKELLLEGADLVLYAERESAGYLNFAHPIAVPLPRWKSRWSGSYAWSNYTLASYLSYISSYEDRGDNTTAPIIDPFLTWDVSFLWRFPGSGMNLTLYAMNLTGQIPPWANIEQSYDGFTHDPKGRRVKMALSWRFGG; via the coding sequence ATGATGAAAATCACACTGATGGTGGCATCCCTGTTGGCGGCGCCGCTCGCCTCCGCGGCGCAGGACGGCGGCATCTCCGGTGCGGTGACCGACGACACCGGCGGCGTGTTGCCCGGCGTGACCGTCGAGGCGTCGAGCGCCGCGCTGCCGGGCCCTCGTGTGGCCTTCACCGACGGTGACGGGGTCTACAGCCTCACGGCGCTGCCCCCCGGCGGCTACGTCGTCACGTTCACCCTGCCCGGCTTCGAGCGGGCGGAGCGGGAGGTGGAACTGGCCGCGGGGGTCACCGCCACGATAGACGTCGACCTGGCCCTCGGCGGGCTCTTCGAGGAGGTCACCGTCTCGGTCACCGGCACCGCCATCGAGGCGCCGGCCATCAACATGCCCCACGCGGTGACCGTGGTCAGCCGCGAGACGCTGGAGCAGCAGGGAGCGACGCAGCTCGTCGATCTCTTCCGCAACCTGAACGTCAGCCACGGCGTGGTCGGCGAGCGGAACAGTTGGTACAACTCCAATCAGCCGTCGACCCTCACCGAGAACGTGGCCAACGTCAACCTGCGCGGCCTGGGCGCCTCGCGAACGCTCGTGCTGATCAACGGGCGGCGCCACGTGCCGGTGCCCGCGCGCCTGATCGGCGGACGCTTCGTCGACGTCAACACGATCCCGGCCATCGCCGTCGGCCGGCTCGAGGTGATGAAAGAGGGAGCCTCGGCGACGTACGGGTCCGACGCGGTCGGCGGCGTCGCCAACTTCGTGACGCGCAGCGACTTCCGGGGCTTCGAGTTCAACGTCGCGCACGACTACTTCGACAGCGGCGGCGATACCACGGTCGCCGGCATCTGGGGCGGCCGGATCGGCAACTCCAGCGCCGTCTTCTCCGCGGAACGGGTCGGCCGGCAGGAGTTGCAGATGGAGGACCGTCCGTGGACGCTCGACCGCCTGAGCACGCACGTCGGCGGCAACCGCGCCGGCTGGTCGAGCCTGGGGAACCCCGGCACGTTCGCGGTCGGGGCGCCGACGCCGTGGACCGCCGACGTCTTCGATCCCCGCTGCACGGACTTCGGCGGCCAGGACGAGGGCTGGACCTGCCGCTTCCGCTACGCGCCCTACGACAACCTGATCGACGAGCAGGAGCAGACGCGCGCGTTCGCCGAGATCAACGGTCCCCTGAACGACCGGACGAACTACCACATCGAGGGGCTCTGGTCCGACGCCGTCATCCCGAACTGGTACACGACGCCGTCGTACCCGCCCTTCCCGCTGACGAGCACCACGATCATGGAGGTGGCGGCCGACCACCCGGGACGGCAGCAGTTCTGCTCGAGCTACGCGGGTGACGGAAAGGCCGATCCGATGGGCGCCTGCCTGGGCGATGCCCCGTGGTACCTGAACGGCCGCCCGTTCGGCAACTCCGGCCCCGGGCGCCGGCTGCGGCGCGAGTCCCGCACCGCGCGGATCGCCGCCTCGGTCGACGGCGACTTTCTGATGGGCGGGCGGAACGCCAACTGGGACGTCGGCATGAGCTACTCGCGGGCGCAGGGCAACCTGAACCTGCCGGCGGTCTACACCGACCGGATCTACCGCTCGTTCCGCGGCTTCGGCGGACCCGACTGCGGCGTCGGGGTGATGGCGGACCGCAGTTCCCCGGCGGGCATGACGCTGGGGCCGCTCGGCGGCGCGGTGGCGGGCCAGGGGCCCTGCATGTACTACAACCCGTTCAGCAACGCCATCCAGCGCTCCGACCAACCGGGCGCCCCGTTCCGGAACACGGACAATCCGGACTACGTCCCCGCCCTGGCGAACCCCGAGGCGCTGCGGCTGTGGCTCAACGAGGAAGTGGACCTGGTCAGCACCACCGACCTGTTCGTGGCCGACGCCACGCTGAGCGGCAACCTCGTCGAGAACGTGGCGGACTTCGCCGTCGGGTACCAGTACCGCGGGACGCACGCGGACGGCGATCCGAACGATCCCGGGGACGTCACCCGGAACCCGTGTCCGGTGGCGGGCGACATGGACTGCCCGGCGGGCGTCCGGTTCGGGCCCTACCTTTTCACCAACGTCCACCGGCCCTACGCCGCGGACCAGCAGGTGCAGCGGCTGTTCGGCGAGCTGGCCCTGGGCCTCGGCCCCCGCGTCGACACCCAGCTCGCGGCCAACTACGAGTTCTACAACGTGGCCGGGAGCCGCGTGAACAGCTTCGACCCCAAGGTCGGCTGGCGCATCCAGGCGGCGGAAAACCTGCACTACTCGCTGGCGTTCCGCGGCTCGGTGCAGACCACCTTCCGGACGCCCTCGCTCGACGACCTGAACACCAGCCCGCTGACGACGCTGGAGTGGATCAACGAAACCGGCGCCTACCAGGCCGTCGACCGCTTCGGACGCACGGACCTGCTCCCCGAGCGCGCCTTCACCTACAACGCAGGGACGGTGCTGTTCCTCGAGGGGGGTGTCGAGGCCACCGTCGACTACTGGCACTACGACTTCGACAACGTGATCGGCTCGATGCCCTACGACGCCATCACCAGCCTCTACGCCAGCGACGACCCGGCCACCCGCGCGGCGGTGTCGCCGTTCATCATCTGTCCCGGCGGGCGCGCCTCGGACCTGGCCCCCGCGGATCGGTGCATCGCCCAGAACCTGCAGCGCATCCAGATCGACCTGGTGAACTGGCCGGGGCTCACCACCTCGGGCGTCGACACCCACTTCGCGGCCCGGACCGACGCGGGGCCGGGGCAGTTCTCGGCGACCTGGGACTCCACCTACACGCTCGGCTACAACACCAAGGAGCTGCTGCTGGAGGGCGCGGACCTGGTCCTCTACGCGGAACGGGAATCCGCCGGCTACCTGAACTTCGCCCATCCCATCGCGGTGCCGCTGCCGCGCTGGAAGAGCCGCTGGTCGGGCTCCTACGCCTGGAGCAACTACACGCTCGCGAGCTATCTGAGCTACATCTCCTCCTACGAGGACCGGGGGGACAACACGACCGCGCCGATCATCGACCCGTTCCTCACCTGGGACGTGAGCTTCCTGTGGCGCTTCCCGGGCAGCGGGATGAACCTGACCCTCTACGCGATGAACCTGACCGGGCAGATTCCGCCCTGGGCCAACATCGAGCAGTCCTACGACGGGTTCACGCACGACCCGAAGGGCCGCCGGGTCAAGATGGCGCTGAGCTGGCGCTTCGGGGGCTGA
- a CDS encoding aspartate aminotransferase family protein → MRDAFPAPVSDRMHDAYFVFSILRALDAVDDLKSEVPLLGRPRALDYAAAEQAVLGEEGRSVEEVAHLLVDQLEGMPIWGHPRTQINVVPPPSIPSVIGSLLPAIYNPNLVSDDTSYGLMLTEAAATAMVSRLVGYDAARAAGVFTFGGTGTVLYGAKLGIEKAFPDAMDNGVPAGGVILASSQSHYCRLNVAGWLGLGEKSVVEVPTHLQNDIRIDRLEAAAREALDQGRRIVALVATMGTTDAFGIDDLEAIADLRDRLVEDYGLGYTPHVHADAVIGWAWSVFNDYDFEQNPLGFRPRTVRALAAARRRISKLHRADSIGIDFHKTGFTPYVSSLFLARDRADMQLLVRGREQMPYLFQSGERHPGVFTLETSRGASGVLAAYANLQLFGQVGLRVLLGHLVEMAEALREHLEGHDSTTVLNDDGVGTVTVFRVYPDGVDTWTVKDRERTDPGAREELLRHNDYNRRLFRYLYDRAMRGEGVHISMTDCYRETDYGEPMVGLKSFILSPFIDEQDVEQLVRDILDARRAIREETS, encoded by the coding sequence ATGCGGGACGCCTTCCCGGCGCCCGTATCGGACCGGATGCACGACGCCTACTTCGTCTTCTCCATCCTCCGGGCGCTCGATGCGGTCGACGACCTCAAGTCCGAGGTCCCGCTCCTCGGCCGGCCGCGCGCGCTGGACTACGCGGCGGCGGAGCAGGCCGTCCTCGGCGAGGAGGGGCGCAGCGTCGAAGAGGTGGCGCACCTGCTGGTCGACCAGCTCGAGGGCATGCCCATCTGGGGGCATCCGCGAACGCAGATCAACGTCGTTCCCCCGCCGTCGATCCCGAGCGTGATCGGATCGCTGCTGCCGGCCATCTACAACCCGAACCTGGTCTCCGACGACACGTCGTACGGCCTCATGCTGACCGAGGCGGCGGCTACCGCGATGGTGTCCCGGCTCGTCGGCTACGACGCGGCGCGGGCCGCCGGCGTCTTCACCTTCGGCGGTACCGGGACGGTGCTCTACGGCGCGAAGCTGGGCATCGAGAAGGCGTTTCCCGACGCGATGGACAACGGCGTTCCCGCCGGCGGCGTGATCCTCGCTTCGTCCCAGAGCCACTACTGCCGGCTGAACGTCGCCGGCTGGCTCGGTCTCGGCGAGAAGAGCGTCGTCGAGGTGCCGACCCACCTGCAGAACGACATCCGCATCGACCGGCTGGAGGCCGCCGCCCGCGAGGCGCTCGACCAGGGCCGGCGCATCGTCGCCCTGGTGGCGACGATGGGCACGACCGATGCGTTCGGCATCGACGACCTCGAGGCCATCGCCGACCTGCGCGACCGGCTGGTCGAGGACTACGGTCTCGGCTACACGCCGCACGTGCATGCCGACGCGGTCATCGGCTGGGCGTGGTCCGTGTTCAACGACTACGACTTCGAGCAGAATCCGCTCGGCTTCCGCCCCCGCACGGTGCGGGCGCTCGCCGCGGCGCGGAGGCGCATCTCGAAGCTGCACCGCGCCGACTCGATCGGCATCGACTTCCACAAGACCGGCTTCACGCCGTACGTCTCCAGCCTGTTTCTCGCCCGCGACCGGGCCGACATGCAGCTCCTCGTCCGTGGCCGGGAGCAGATGCCCTACCTGTTCCAGAGCGGCGAGCGCCACCCCGGGGTGTTCACGCTGGAGACGTCGCGGGGCGCTTCCGGCGTGCTCGCCGCGTACGCCAACCTGCAGCTCTTCGGGCAGGTCGGCCTCCGCGTCCTCCTCGGCCATCTGGTCGAGATGGCCGAAGCGTTGCGCGAGCACCTCGAAGGGCACGACTCGACCACCGTGCTCAACGACGACGGCGTCGGCACGGTGACCGTCTTCCGGGTCTATCCCGACGGCGTGGACACGTGGACCGTAAAGGACCGCGAGCGAACGGACCCCGGCGCGCGCGAGGAGCTGCTGCGGCACAACGACTACAACCGGCGGCTGTTCCGGTATCTCTACGACCGCGCGATGCGCGGCGAGGGCGTGCACATCTCGATGACCGACTGCTATCGGGAGACCGACTACGGCGAGCCGATGGTCGGCCTGAAGAGCTTCATCCTGTCCCCGTTCATCGATGAGCAGGACGTCGAGCAGCTCGTCCGGGACATCCTCGACGCGCGGCGGGCGATTCGGGAGGAGACGTCCTGA